A window from Ficedula albicollis isolate OC2 chromosome 27 unlocalized genomic scaffold, FicAlb1.5 N00389, whole genome shotgun sequence encodes these proteins:
- the LOC101821957 gene encoding uncharacterized protein LOC101821957: MGKQQEQSTAGNCSRCPQLGTATMSFPGSATCRATPRGNARCHHATSEVPHPGTRPWALPSAITLQKCHIPGHCQVPPRPVSRSATSRGTARCHRVLPQQCHIQGHVLRHCQVPPLSRSATSRVTAKCHHVLPQQHHIQGHILGHLQVPPCPFSRSATSWGTCQVPPHPSPAVPHSGSRPWTPPGATMSLLQKCHIQCWFLEHCQVPPLCRSAKSRVTSKCHHVLLQQCHIQGHILGHFQVPPLLFSRSATPSAGSWALPGATTSSPKDLGCLWCLGGSPRSRQDPLELALAQVTPPRLLVAPGGPWWPRGCLTVLGLPELLPGQELAAGSGPGGLS; encoded by the exons atgggaaagcagcaggagcagagcacagctgggaactgTTCCAGATGTCCCCAGCTGGGCACGGCCACCATGtccttccctggcagtgccacgtGCAGGGCCACACCCCGGGGCAATGCCAGGTGTCACCATGCCACTTCagaagtgccacatccagggaCACGTCCTTGGGCGCTGCCAAGTGCCATCACACTCCAGAAGTGCCACATCCCGGGGCACTGCCAGGTGCCACCGCGTCCTGTCTCCAGAAGTGCCACATCCCGGGGCACTGCCAGGTGCCACCGCGtccttccccagcagtgccacatccagggtCATGTCCTCAGGCACTGCCAGGTGCCACCACTCTCCAGAAGTGCCACATCAAGAGTTACTGCTAAGTGCCACCAcgtccttccccagcagca CCATATCCAGGGTCACatccttggacacctccaggtgccaccatGTCCCTTCTCCAGAAGTGCCACATCCTGGGGCACCTGCCAAGTGCCACCACAcccttccccagcagtgccacattCAGGGTCACgtccttggacacctccaggtgccaccatGTCCCTTCTCCagaagtgccacatccagtgcTGGTTTTTGGAACACTGCCAGGTGCCACCACTCTGCAGAAGTGCCAAATCCAGGGTTACTTCCAAGTGCCACCATGTCCttctccagcagtgccacatccagggtCACAtcctgggacacttccaggtgCCACCACTTCTCTTCTCCAGAAGTGCCACACCCAGTGCTGGctcttgggcactgccaggtgcCACCACGTCCTCCCCCAAGGATCTGGGGTGTCTCTGGTGCCTCGGGGGCTCCCCACGCTCCCGGCAGGACCCGCTGGAAttggctctggcacaggtgaCGCCACCGCGGCTCCTGGTGGCCCCTGGTGGCCCCTGGTGGCCCCGGGGCTGCCTCACGGTGCTGGGGCTCccggagctgctcccagggcaggagtTGGCTGCGGGCTCGGGGCCGGGGGGGCTCTCTTAG